The nucleotide window TGAAGTATTTATATTAGAGTAAATTTTACTGGAGAGTTCTCATCTAGGTATCCTGATTGAACTCATCTAGGTATCCTGATTTCTCATTCTAGTTCCGGTACTTACAAATTACACACACATCTCCTTAAACTTGTACATTCAGGTCTCTAAACTTGTATCAAGTTCTCATCCCTGTCTCGGTACTTTCTAAATACACACTCAGCCCCTAAACTTGTATTACTATACCATCCATGTTCATCTTGGCTCGTCGTTCCCCCAAACTACGTTGCATGTTGCCACCACACTTGTATGGCCACACCACACTGCATCGTGTTCATCCACACACAATGGTGTAGCGCCATAGGGGCTGGCATGTGCAGCAGGAGCTCACGAGGGATGTGCAGACCTGACTTCACCACCTTTGTCGTGCTTGCCCTTACGCACGTTACAGTCGAGTCTTCACCGTGGTGGGCCTCCTTGATTTTGCTCGAATCGCTCCTGCTCCACCTCATCATGGCGCCAGACCTCGCCTCATAATAGTCGCATTCGATACCACCGCCACCATCACCGCACTCCCTCCTCTCCCCCATCGCGTAGGTCATGCTCATTCTCGCCATCTCCTCACACTCAGTTCTCCCTTCTCCTAtccttcctcgcctccctcggCAATGGCAAGGTCATCGCTGGAGCGTAGTAGGATGAATGTAGCGTGCGGCATGGCAGCACCGGCAGGCACGACATGGCCTACCGTGGCAACATGCATGTGGCATCGCATTGATGATGCAATATAGGCAGGCACGGGGTAGTAGAACGAGCAAGGCGCAGCGCTACGTGGCTACGCGGGTAAGGTGGGCACGTATGGTGTGGCGGAGGTGAGGGCAGTGGTGAGGGGGTGGATGGACCATAATGGTACGATTATAAAACTTTAAGGGCCTAAGTGTGTAATTTTTATGTATTGGGACCGGGACGAGAACTCGTGACAAGTTTAAGAAGCAGAATGTACAACTTTAAAAGTACCTGGATCTAGACAAGAAAttggaacaagtttgaggacccaCAGTAAAATTTACTCTTTATGTTATTACCTTCGTTCttgaataaatcaatttctaaagTTAGTTTACGTCAAACTTTTTTTTGTTTGATCGAATTATAGAAGAAAGATAAATACTTATGATTCCAGGTGAGCACACTGTAAAATCATATTCTATGGTATATCTAATTATACTaatttgatatctaaaaattttagcactcttttctaaaaaaatggtcaaacttaaaaaataTTTAATTTAAGACAACTTTAAGAATTAATTTATTTTGGACCGAAGGAGTACATTGATAACTAGACATGGGGAATGTCCTCATTTCTTGAAGGTGAATCAAACATAGTCATAGTTCAACACAATCCATTGATGACTGATTCAACTTCGGTCCAAATAGATTAAATACTAACCAACTAACAGTTAGCCTATGCATCAAATAGGATGTAccatatatatttatatgtatTATAAATAGGTGCTTCCTCGCTTGGTTTCGTTTTCTGTGAGCTCTATAGGAACAATCGATGTTTGAAATTGTAATAAGGATCGGTGGTATGCAAAACCTCTTGCCGAGACCGGAATAAAAAAGGTGTTGTTCGGCTGATAAACCgacttatgctgatttattgtgaaagaaaaaataTTGTACCACAGGTGATAaacagttcaagcgaacaggtgaAAAtctcttttctaaaaaaaaatataaaaactaGAAATGATAGGATCGCCCACGACCAAACCTGTTCATCAAGGCCCAGTGTAGTGGTGGAGTGGCCCAAATGCCTCAATCCTTCTAGCTCCTTTAGCCCATCGTCTTGCCAACTACCCCTCGCCCTGGCTCTTGTCTACGACTTTACAGTTACCCTCAATCCGAATTCAGAACGGCTCAAGAGTCAaagacgcggcggcggcgaccagaGTGCACATCTATCGCACGCGCAGAGTGCGCGGCAATGGGCAGCGGCGTACGGCGTGCAGCGTGTGGAGGGTTGCGTGGGGGCGCGGGCACACGGACAGGCCATCGTCGTGCTCGGGCCAAAGCCGGGGGGCGCCGGGGCTCCGAGGCCGGCAGGGCCGCACGGACGCAAGGCGCCGCCGCGGCTGCTGGATGCAAGGTGTCCGGTCGTAGTCCGGATTATATATGGCCAATGGgccggcacgggcccgtgccaggcacggcccgATGATGCACGGCACGACAGGGCCCGGCGTGCCTCTGGGCCATGCCTCCTTGGGCTTCGTGCCTCGCCGATGGCCCAGGCAAGGCCTGCCGGGCCACTTTttcgtgccgggccggcccgatgaGCCTGGCTTTTTTAGCAGGCCGTGCCGGCCCGAGGCCCATTAAGAGAGTGGGAAGGAGAGGCTGGGAGAGCAGGAGGCAGCAGGTAACCCCGCGACCGCGAGCCGCACTGGCGGTGTGGAGGAGGCGGAGGTGGCAAGTGCTTGCGGTGTGGCTGCGCgggggcgtggaggaggaggtggccggccggccggtaGCCACACTCGACGCCACCACGCTCGATGCCGGCGCCGGCGGTGTGGCCGCGTGGGTCGTGGAGGAGGCGGTCGCCGCTCGAGGGGGCGGGTCGTGAAGGAGGAGGTCGGCTGTCGGCGCGCTCGAAGCCGGAGGCTGCACGCACGAGCTGCGACGTGCGTAGGGAGCGACGAGCGAGAGCCGATTGCGGGTGAGGAGTGAGGAGTGGGAAGTGTGGCGCTGGTGCACGAGTCGCGGACTCGCGGTGCGCGAGTGCGGCGCGTGGGGAGACCGGGAGGGAGACGGGATAGGGTTTTGGGGGAGTGGGAGCGTGGGCCTTTAGCAGGCCAAGGCCAACGGCGGGCCGACACCGGGCCTCCACTAAATTTCGAGCCGTGCCATGCCAGCCCACGTGCCTGGGGTGCGGCCCAAGCACGGCTGCTGCCTCGGGCCGGGCTAGCCCGGGCCCGCACGTCACCGGGCTAAAAAATAGActtcgtgccgtgccgtcgtgcTTCGGGCTGCATGAACATCTATAGTCCGGATGACAGCACTCCGGAGCATGCATCTTCTCAGTTTGCATATTTGACTGTCACAGGATAGTTAATATTGCTTTATTGGCCTCCTATTCAATATATCATATATTGAAATTTGTGAATGTTAAAAACTAGGCATTAGGCTGTCAAAATAGTTATTGTCCTTTAAAAATTTGGAATACCTCTACTTCAAATCCTAGGTCCGTCCCTATCAAAAGAGAGATATAAATTTCTGAGTTGAGTTGAGCAAAGTTCAGTTGGTTAGATTCCTTACCGTGGAAGTGGAACCTATATCTAAtttttttctgaatttattttaCGATTTAACAAAATGTATATGATGACTTTCACCTTGAAAAAAATTGGGCAGGGACCATCCCCACCGTGCACCCATAGGCGAAAATTGGGTGGGACTATCCCCACCATGCACCCTAGCCCCCCACCCAATTTTTTTCATTTGGCGTAACTTCTACgagaaagaaaaactagataaaaACACGCCCTTTGGTTTTTAGTTTTATCTTATTTTGTCATAAGTAAATTATAAGCTGTATCAAACAAACCATTTATTAATTTTGAGATATGACGGCTTAGTCTTTCAAGGATGGTAATAAAAATATGATGCACATGTGAACGTTTATACGAGTGCCTAAGTGTGTACTTAGAATAAAAAAACGAGATAATTTTACATCCATAACAAACACGATGGCCCTGTTCACTTGTCTTATGAGTCATACTATTTTAGCgaacaaatagtatttttctctcgcaataaaTTAGCGAAACAATACTTTTAGCCATAACTTTTCGGCAAAGCCAACAGGTCCACAAACTCAACCATCATCCTCCCCGCACCAGATCCAGCGAAGCAAAATGCTCCCGACCACAACGCGGCCCACAGAACCTCCCTACAGCCGCACGCAACGTGTGGATCCCTCCTGCGTGGCTCCAAAACTCCAGTCCAAAATACGGAGGCGCTACGGCCACCGAGCTGGCCCCGAACACGACGATACCATGCATGACATGTGGGCCAGTGAATCGCTATCCGTGTACACGACCGTGTGCGGCAGGCGGCTTTGGGACATGGGAGAGGTGTCCCTTTCCCGTGTGCGGTGTGCCCCCACAACATGCCACTAGTCGGAGTCATCCAGCTCAGCCCTGGCCCATGCTACCGATTCCATTCGAAGCACTTTATTACGTTCAGGTTTATGTTGTGGTCCGATTAGCTTGGAACTTATGTTATGAGGATAATTAACCTTTGTACTTGACACTTGTTTGGTTAGCCGTATGTTTCCTAAAAGGTCGTAAGGTTTAAGGGAGATGCTACTTGTTTGGTTAACCGTATGTTTCCTAAAAGGTCGTAAAACGATAAAGGTCAAATATTTTAGTTTGGTTCATTTTTTAAAAAATTGTAATATTAAACAAGTATTATTACATTTGGAAGAATATATTTTAATAATATACCTATTTAGAATCATAACAGTTAATACTATTCTTTTATAAACTTAGCTGTCAAAAATTTAAAGTCTTTTCTGGACGATGAAAGTATATGTTTATGACAGtagaataaacaaaacaaaaaatgtGATGAAACAACCAGAGCAAAAATTTTGCCAAGCCATAACATGCAGCCTTGCCTTTCAGCTACAAACATTATAGTCTAAAAACATGGTGCTTTGCATGAATTATATTTTGAGCCAAGCTTTGTTACTGAATATGAATACTTTCATTCTTGACCATCACCTTTAGAACTTTTATCAAGACATTGTCATAATTCATAACAATGATATATGTAAAAAATAGCAATTCAGAGTAATTCTCATtctatgttatatatatatatctaaataggCCCAAAAATAGAATTTAACCTGCTTTATTAAGATCTAGACATCATGTTGAGCCCCATTAAAATAGGCTCCAAAACCTCACCTATGTATGCGGCTCTGAGCAATGTTAGCTGTAGGATTGGAGATTGGAGATTGGATGGTTAGCACGAATGGCTTGATGTGGATCCCTCCACTGGCCGAGAAGTTGTGTTCTTCTCTTGGCTATAGATTCATCCATCATCTACTCTTATAGATTACAAGCATATAAAGAAAATCAACACGACTATATTTAGACCTGGCCTTATGATTTTTAGACAACAAATCTTGGCCTGGTAAATAGGCCTAACGCTAAGCATGAACATGGAAGCATAAAAAGGATATGCGAACATTGTAATTATGTCTACTATAAAACTTCAATATATGTGACTTACCTAAAAAATTCATGATATATACTCTAAAGAATTTGTTCATTGAGTAATAATTTGCTCAAAAAAAGAAGCCATGATATCCACTCTCTTTGTTTCAAATTATAGTTTACTTTAGCATTGTCTTAAGTCAAAATTCAAtcggcctgtttgctggttggtttctgggctgatttgggctggcgagtgctggtttgttgtgagaggaaaacactgttggctggctggtttgggctggctgaaaccaacaagcgaacaggctcaaTAACTTTGACCGagcttttaaaaaaatattaacacTTACAAGTTCAAATAAAATGTCATCCCCATGGTTCTAATTTGCCAGCTATAGCTTTTTCATAGGATCCACCGCTATGATATTACCAATTGTTCCGCTATTACCGTTAATGATGCCATATCTCCGCTCAACATTGATATTTGGCTCAACCACAAGATATGTTTAGCACTGCTAATATAATATTGACCAAGGCAAATATTCATTCCTTGATGTTGATGACTATAATCTATGCATCTTTGTTGTGatctttaattaataaatgatgtAATGAACTATTTATTAACTTTTGAATTGATTGATTTTGAGCATCCAAGGAATTTAAATGTTGATTATAGCTGTGAGTATGTTGATTGTTTTAATATTCTTAATGATTGTTTAGTAATGGACCTATGTTTCCTAGATCCTTATACATGTATATTTGAGTATTTGTATTCACAAAGTTTTGTTAACCACGTGTTTCCCTACATAATTAATTAAGAATATTCATGTTTTCTGCAGAACCGCTAAATGAAATAGCTCCCGCTATATCCCGTTATAGCTTTTTATAGTTTTTTTGGAGGAGGCTACCGCTAAATGTTCATGGCCCACGATTTAAAACCCTGATCATCCTCATCTCTTCTTATAGCTTACAAATATTTTAATAGAATTAGCACACTGGCCTAGCTTTATGGTTTTTAGAACAAAAAATATTAGCTGCGCAAACGGGCTGACACTAATCATGCACATTGAAGCATAAAAAGGGAGAGGAGAACATTTGTAACTCTATATGCAACAAAAATTCAATATATGTGACTTTTACCTCAAAGAATTCATGAGATATACTTCAAAGAATTTGTTCATTGAGCAATTTGCTTGGAAAAAAGCAATCAGGCTATCTGCTCcctctgttttaaattataattTACTTTAATTTTGTCTTAAATTAAACTTCAATAAATTGGACCAAGCTTCTTTAAAATATTAACATTTACATGTTCAAATAAAATACAATATCAAAACATATTCCAAGTAGAATTTAATAAAAGGATATTGTAGATGTTGATGCATTTCATATGAAGGATTCAAGATTGCAAAATTTAACTTAAAGCAAATTTAATGAGAAACTataattttgaatatttggaGCAGTACTACCAAACGTCCAAAGTGAATTTTGCGTTAAAAAACCGTCCGAAGTGAATGAAACACATGCAGCCCCACACCATAGGCTCCACAGAGAACTTCATGCTAGACTCAAGCATGAACCTGTTTTTATATGGCACTATTCTTTTTCTGCAATTTTCTCTAAAACTAGAACATATTCTTTTCCTCCAGGAAGCCTCGCAATCGCACAATGAAGCCAAGTTAACCGGAGCACTGCACCCAAATCAACGAGTGAACCTGACAGTTGATAATAAAAACCCGTGAGGTGGACAGGAAATTAATTCAGCAGCGGCGACAGCTCCCCGACCCAGCGCCAGGAAAAGAACAAAACCGCAATGATCGAGCGAGCCCCCACTCCTAAACAAAATGACACAAGCGACCCCAGGACCCAGGGAGCCTGTTGGGCTAGCGCTGACGTGGATCCGACGGAACACCGAGCCGCATCCGACGGCCCGGATCGTCGCGCCCCTTCTTTTATCCCCGGCccggccctcccctccctcccgcaCAAGCGCGCACACCCACTTCCCCGTCTCCTCTCCTGTCCTCCACACGAGTGcacgagagagacagagaggaagagagagctcGTGCCTGCACTTCCATGGCCGGCGCCTCCTGGTGTGCTCCTCGCAGCATCACGACCGCACCTTTGCGTTAGCTCTGTCGCACGAGGAGAGCGAGAGGTACGTACGTTGATTACTTTTTCTTGGAGCGGGAGGGGTAGCAAACCGGCAAAGGAGACGATGGTGGGGAAGAGGGAGCGGGACTCCAAGAACCCGATGCGTCGGACCACGAGCATGACGGAGTTCGCGCCGCCCGACCCGCTCGCGGCGGtgatggaggacgaggaggaggcccaGCTGCCCGACAACAGCAACAGCAGCCTCCGTGGCGCCGCCTGTGGGCAGCAGGACTGGCTGTCCtcgttcggcggcggcggcggcgccgggggcGCCGCGGCGTACCGCGCTCGCGCGGGGCTCCACCGCAACTCGGCCGACTACTCCGTCGTCGAGACCGCCGCGTTCCTCCGCGCCTGCGGGCTCTGCCGGCGCCGCCTCGGGCCCGGCCGCGACACTTTCATGTACAAGTACGTGTTCGCTCCCTCGCCACCTGCCCGCCGGCGTGATTAATTCTTGCTtgcatggcctttctttttcgcTCTCTCACTCACCTTCCGTCTCGTGCTGTGCAGGGGCGAGGCGGCGTTCTGCAGCCTGGAGTGCAGGGAGCGGCACATCACGCAGGAGGAGTGGAAGGACAAGTGCGCCGTGACGTCGATCAAGGACGCTGCCGCGGGCGCGGCGAAGAAGGCCAACGGCCGCCGCGCCGGCTCCGGCAAGGCCGGTGGCACGGTGGCCGCGGCATGACGAGGCGCGCCCACGCAGGCTGCACCTACACCTAGCTACCTACCACTACCAGCAGCTTCCTCAGCTAGCCAGCTGCAAGCTCATCATCGATCGATCAGTCATCCACGACCGCGACCATCTATACCAGTCATCATCCCCAGGCCCGAGATAGGCTTATCGATTAGTTATCTGGATCGATCGCTGCATCATGCAAGCCGTATTAATACCATTAGCTTGATTCCATCCTTCGCAAAAGAAATTCTTCAAGCTTGCTAGATGGTGATAGAAACTGTAGGATCAACTAGACATACATCTAACGGGTACAACCTCTTCTACTTGTGATAAAAGATGTGGTTTATCCTAGTACATGAAGAAATAGAGCAACATAGAGGAGAAGGTGAGAGGTGAGATGTCACCGACCGTCGGAGGGTTTGGCAGAGGAGCTAGAGCCGTCCATAACGATGTCAGTGTTGCTGTGGAGTCCGGTGGTGCGGTCTAGCAGTGGCGCGGTGTCCCGGCGGAGAAGACGGTagcggctgaaaggtcctaatggctagagggggtgaatagtctattaaaaaaattttacaacaacacttaacaaatcggttagacaattatgagacgaagcaagtgttgcgctagcctactaaaatagcaatccacctaccacaattttagtttatatagtttctatccaca belongs to Miscanthus floridulus cultivar M001 chromosome 4, ASM1932011v1, whole genome shotgun sequence and includes:
- the LOC136551680 gene encoding FCS-Like Zinc finger 6-like, whose translation is MVGKRERDSKNPMRRTTSMTEFAPPDPLAAVMEDEEEAQLPDNSNSSLRGAACGQQDWLSSFGGGGGAGGAAAYRARAGLHRNSADYSVVETAAFLRACGLCRRRLGPGRDTFMYKGEAAFCSLECRERHITQEEWKDKCAVTSIKDAAAGAAKKANGRRAGSGKAGGTVAAA